Proteins from a single region of Patescibacteria group bacterium:
- a CDS encoding LAGLIDADG family homing endonuclease yields the protein MSKNVLSADNQQERLIKPLNPWYIVGFTEGEGTFHIALYFDKKMKFGIKIIPEFHINQSYLRIMTLEKIKNYFDCGYLKPNHAKRANDDTYVYVVRNRKDLLNKIIPFFKKYPLLSDKNKTFNYFTEIVNLLNSDLDKEKVKEIIEIAYRTNENGKYRKRSKEELLALLESSETIRWNRR from the coding sequence ATGAGTAAAAATGTGTTGAGTGCAGACAACCAGCAGGAAAGACTAATAAAGCCATTAAATCCATGGTATATTGTTGGTTTTACTGAAGGTGAGGGCACTTTCCATATAGCTTTGTATTTTGATAAAAAAATGAAATTCGGAATTAAAATTATTCCTGAATTTCATATCAATCAAAGCTATTTAAGAATTATGACATTAGAAAAGATTAAGAATTATTTTGATTGTGGTTACCTGAAACCCAATCACGCAAAAAGAGCAAACGATGATACTTATGTGTATGTAGTAAGAAATAGAAAAGATCTGTTAAACAAAATAATTCCCTTCTTCAAGAAATATCCTTTACTTTCAGACAAAAACAAAACCTTCAATTACTTTACTGAAATAGTAAATTTGCTAAATTCTGATTTAGACAAAGAAAAGGTGAAAGAAATTATAGAGATAGCTTATAGAACGAACGAAAATGGTAAATATAGAAAAAGAAGCAAAGAAGAATTACTAGCCTTATTAGAATCCTCAGAGACTATACGCTGGAATCGCCGATGA